The following are from one region of the Rosistilla carotiformis genome:
- a CDS encoding glucose-6-phosphate isomerase: MGRIQFDYSGAVDANYGVTEAQIAELAPKLLELQQEFVAVAPPFASLPRELLDGYNELRDDSPLGQIFRVANRLHDEVDAVVVLAGGGAYRGVQALRDACCDPYHNELSRGGRGSKPRMYFTGNDLDNDASSALLHRLGRDLTAIDPVVRRWAMVVIDPAGETRERALALRQFLPAMEESLADDAAQWLPELLLPVTDQPSKLRDLAQAIGCKEIFPVSNELDERFNVLSAAGVLPAAMLGLDCVQLLEGAAAMDEHFRAAPPESNLVLQYVAIHHLLQTHRGIDRRVMNVWGSALETFGLWHDQLLAGSGSPVLPLTTVSPRDGHHLDPTNLQGKVVNHVIVQQHRADPWQVGQSDGDHDGLNALSDRKLPDLMTQAIADSDAALHTAGCPTTQLRMHEIDTHSLGQLFHMLMLTTTLECRLQNCDSKDKPSTK; the protein is encoded by the coding sequence GTGGGTCGGATTCAATTTGATTATTCGGGTGCGGTCGATGCCAATTATGGCGTGACTGAAGCTCAAATTGCGGAACTGGCCCCCAAGTTGCTCGAGTTGCAACAGGAGTTCGTCGCTGTTGCTCCGCCGTTCGCTTCGCTTCCACGCGAGTTGTTGGACGGCTACAACGAGCTTCGCGACGACAGCCCGCTGGGGCAGATCTTTCGCGTCGCCAACCGCTTGCACGACGAAGTCGATGCGGTCGTGGTCCTCGCCGGCGGCGGAGCTTATCGCGGTGTCCAAGCGCTCCGCGATGCCTGCTGCGATCCCTACCACAACGAATTGTCTCGCGGTGGCCGTGGCAGCAAGCCGCGGATGTATTTCACCGGCAACGATCTCGACAACGATGCGTCGAGTGCCCTGTTGCATCGGCTGGGACGCGATCTGACAGCGATCGATCCGGTGGTTCGGCGTTGGGCGATGGTCGTGATCGATCCGGCGGGGGAAACGCGAGAGCGAGCGTTGGCGCTGCGTCAGTTCCTGCCGGCGATGGAGGAATCGCTCGCCGACGACGCGGCACAGTGGCTGCCCGAATTGCTCCTTCCCGTGACCGACCAACCGAGCAAGCTGCGCGACCTCGCCCAGGCGATCGGGTGCAAGGAGATCTTCCCGGTCTCCAACGAACTCGACGAACGGTTCAACGTCCTCTCCGCCGCCGGCGTCTTGCCCGCCGCGATGCTCGGGTTGGACTGCGTCCAGCTGCTCGAAGGGGCCGCGGCGATGGATGAACACTTTAGGGCCGCTCCTCCCGAATCCAACCTCGTGCTGCAATACGTCGCCATCCATCATCTGCTGCAAACGCATCGCGGGATCGATCGACGCGTGATGAATGTCTGGGGATCGGCACTCGAAACGTTTGGCCTCTGGCACGACCAACTGCTCGCCGGTTCGGGATCCCCGGTGCTGCCGCTAACGACGGTCAGCCCTCGCGACGGGCACCACCTCGATCCAACGAACCTGCAGGGCAAAGTCGTCAACCACGTAATCGTCCAACAGCATCGGGCCGACCCGTGGCAGGTCGGGCAGAGCGATGGCGACCACGACGGACTGAACGCGTTATCCGACCGCAAACTGCCCGACTTGATGACCCAAGCGATCGCCGACTCCGATGCGGCACTGCACACAGCTGGATGCCCGACGACTCAGCTGCGAATGCACGAAATCGACACGCACTCGCTAGGTCAGCTGTTCCATATGCTGATGCTCACCACGACGCTCGAATGCCGTCTACAAAACTGCGATTCGAAGGACAAACCCAGCACAAAATAG
- a CDS encoding Ppx/GppA phosphatase family protein, translating to MSDTTERSSSAGLLPPRTVAVIDIGATSIRMAVAEISDLGLVRTIDSLTRKITLGEDVFKSRQISRSSIEECVRILRSYQKVLLEYGITAAVDIRVVATSAVREAANRLAFLDRVYIATGLEVESIEEAEVNRITYMGIQPHLDSDPKLAVAKSVVVEVGGGSTEVLVVRSGNVLFSETHRLGSLRLAERLETLGAPGMRRRSIMETQIRQTVARIREQVFAEDGKIELIALGGDMRFAAGHILGDWDGGSLARVSVDALEALVHVVLQYNEDEIVQKLNVNFSDATTLGPALLSNLMLARSFQLDTVLVSDTNLRDGLLLEMASDGRWTAEFRNQILRSAFTLGRKCDFDAPYAKHVAASASLFFEQLKEEHQLDAKYEVMLHVAALLHEIGMFVDVRSNHKHAMYLIRNSEIFGLSRQDVLLVALVARYHRRAHPQPSHEGYGSLSRGERVAVAKMAALLRLAIAMHDSRSGRVQEFKCIKQRDRLVIEVARLEDVTLEQLAIRQNSTLFEEVFGLRVMVRGEQ from the coding sequence GATTAGCGATCTAGGGCTGGTCCGTACGATCGATTCATTGACTCGCAAGATCACGTTGGGGGAAGACGTCTTTAAATCGCGGCAGATCTCGCGATCATCGATCGAAGAGTGTGTACGCATTCTGCGATCATATCAAAAGGTGCTGCTCGAGTATGGGATCACGGCGGCGGTCGACATTCGTGTGGTCGCCACCAGCGCGGTCCGCGAAGCGGCCAATCGCCTCGCGTTTCTGGATCGGGTCTACATCGCCACGGGGTTGGAGGTGGAATCGATCGAAGAGGCGGAGGTTAATCGGATCACTTACATGGGCATCCAGCCCCACCTGGACAGCGATCCCAAGTTGGCGGTGGCCAAGTCGGTGGTGGTGGAAGTGGGGGGGGGATCGACCGAGGTCTTGGTCGTCCGCAGCGGAAACGTCTTGTTCTCCGAGACCCACCGGCTTGGATCGTTGCGACTCGCTGAGCGACTGGAAACGCTAGGCGCTCCCGGCATGCGACGGCGAAGCATCATGGAGACGCAGATCCGGCAGACGGTGGCCAGGATCCGCGAGCAGGTATTTGCCGAGGATGGAAAAATCGAACTGATCGCCCTGGGGGGCGACATGCGGTTCGCCGCCGGACACATTTTGGGCGACTGGGACGGCGGTTCGCTGGCACGCGTGTCGGTCGATGCATTGGAAGCGCTGGTCCATGTGGTGTTGCAGTACAACGAGGACGAAATCGTACAGAAGCTGAACGTCAACTTCTCCGATGCGACCACGCTGGGTCCTGCGTTGTTAAGCAATCTGATGCTGGCAAGAAGCTTTCAGCTCGATACCGTACTGGTCTCGGACACCAATCTCCGCGATGGGCTGCTGCTGGAGATGGCTTCGGATGGACGTTGGACGGCGGAGTTTCGTAACCAGATCCTCCGGTCAGCGTTTACTTTGGGACGGAAGTGCGACTTCGATGCCCCGTACGCAAAACATGTGGCAGCGTCGGCCAGCCTATTCTTTGAGCAATTGAAGGAAGAGCATCAACTGGATGCCAAATATGAAGTCATGCTGCACGTGGCAGCTCTGTTGCACGAGATCGGGATGTTTGTCGATGTTCGCAGCAATCACAAGCACGCGATGTATTTGATCCGCAACAGCGAAATCTTTGGCCTCAGCCGACAGGACGTGTTATTGGTCGCATTGGTTGCCCGATACCATCGCCGGGCGCACCCGCAACCCAGCCACGAGGGTTACGGCAGCCTCAGCCGCGGCGAACGCGTGGCGGTTGCCAAGATGGCGGCGTTGCTGCGATTGGCCATCGCGATGCACGATTCCCGATCTGGCCGGGTACAAGAATTCAAATGCATCAAACAGCGCGATCGGTTGGTGATCGAAGTGGCACGTCTTGAAGACGTCACGCTGGAACAATTGGCAATCCGACAAAACAGCACGCTGTTTGAAGAAGTGTTTGGGTTGCGCGTGATGGTGCGAGGCGAACAGTAG
- a CDS encoding peroxidase family protein, with translation MKPADTFRTLFNSLWSKSNRAAKRPRRRHRRLRSETLESRQLLAADLNLFQHNFFDSEDVNDDGIVSPVDALAILNAIQRNQSDEGGMFTDVNNDGRRSPIDALRVLNRINRGGDKDRNDSPTDTETTVPDLPDEVRSIDGTGNNLEDENLGAAGTTLLRVADADYADGISEPGGEDRPSAREISNVLSDASVDSEGNDRGLSAFIYVWGQFIDHDIDLSLSQEDGETFDIAVPAGDPYFDPSGTGDVTIGLSRSVYDLTTGTSVDNPREQVNAITAYIDGSQVYGSDQETADGLRSFEGGRLVITDDGLLPLDESGMVIAGDIRASENISLTAIQTLFAREHNRLADEISAADPDLTDEEIYQQARAIVIAEIQSITYNEFLPALLGNNAIDSYDGYDASVNPSIANEFSTAAFRFGHSTLNDDIEFFDNDGLEVRDEISLTEAFFNPSLLEETGIDSILKYDASSQSMQIDLEVVDSLRNFLFGPPGAGGFDLVSLNIQRGRDHGLADYNSTRVAYGLDPVESFADITSDVELQGKLESLYGDVNNIDLWVGLLAEDHVRGASVGETHQAIISDQFERIRDGDRFWYENVFEGRELKELQQTTLADIIERNTNVEGLQENVFFMNATVSGTVTQAVDNSASNRSRSSSSNRNNNSSRDVAVEGVELELLDDEGNVIDSTTTDRKGSYRFSNFVHTGEYQIRLAETGETLDLLVSNGATRLRGLDFEIVV, from the coding sequence ATGAAACCTGCGGATACATTCCGGACGCTGTTTAATTCTTTGTGGTCCAAATCGAATCGCGCCGCTAAGCGTCCGCGGCGGCGTCATCGCCGACTGCGCAGCGAAACACTCGAATCGCGTCAACTGTTGGCTGCGGATTTGAATCTATTCCAACACAACTTTTTCGATTCCGAAGATGTGAACGACGACGGAATCGTTTCGCCCGTCGACGCATTGGCGATCTTGAACGCGATCCAGCGGAACCAAAGCGACGAAGGGGGGATGTTCACCGACGTCAACAACGACGGCCGCCGTAGCCCCATCGATGCCCTGCGCGTGCTCAACCGAATCAATCGCGGCGGCGACAAGGACCGCAACGACTCGCCTACCGATACGGAAACCACGGTCCCTGACCTGCCCGATGAGGTCCGTTCGATCGACGGCACAGGGAACAATTTGGAAGATGAGAACCTTGGAGCCGCCGGAACGACGCTATTGCGGGTCGCCGATGCTGACTATGCCGATGGGATCTCGGAGCCCGGTGGCGAGGATCGGCCGAGCGCTCGGGAGATCAGCAATGTGTTGAGCGATGCCAGCGTCGATAGCGAGGGGAACGATCGTGGCCTGTCGGCGTTCATCTACGTTTGGGGACAGTTCATCGACCACGACATCGATCTCTCGCTGTCTCAAGAGGATGGCGAAACGTTCGACATCGCAGTACCCGCTGGCGATCCGTACTTCGACCCCAGCGGTACGGGCGACGTGACGATTGGGCTGAGTCGTTCGGTGTACGATTTGACCACCGGCACTTCGGTCGACAATCCGCGGGAACAGGTCAACGCGATCACCGCCTACATCGATGGTTCGCAGGTCTATGGATCGGATCAAGAGACCGCCGACGGATTGCGTTCGTTCGAAGGAGGCCGCTTGGTGATCACCGACGACGGCCTGCTGCCGTTGGATGAATCGGGAATGGTGATCGCGGGCGATATTCGTGCCAGCGAAAACATTTCGTTGACCGCGATTCAAACGCTGTTCGCACGCGAACATAATCGCCTGGCCGACGAGATCTCCGCGGCGGATCCCGATCTGACCGACGAGGAGATCTACCAACAAGCCCGCGCGATCGTGATCGCTGAAATCCAATCGATCACCTACAACGAGTTCCTGCCGGCACTGTTGGGTAACAATGCGATCGACTCCTACGATGGCTACGACGCCTCGGTCAATCCTTCGATCGCCAACGAGTTCTCGACTGCCGCGTTCCGGTTTGGCCACAGTACGCTCAACGACGACATCGAATTCTTCGATAACGACGGGCTTGAGGTCCGCGACGAAATTTCGTTGACCGAAGCGTTTTTCAACCCCTCGCTGTTGGAAGAGACGGGAATCGATTCGATCCTGAAATACGATGCGTCGTCGCAATCGATGCAGATCGATCTGGAGGTCGTCGATAGCCTGCGGAACTTCCTGTTCGGGCCTCCCGGTGCCGGCGGTTTTGATCTGGTATCGCTGAACATCCAACGCGGCCGCGATCACGGATTGGCTGATTACAACAGCACCCGCGTCGCCTATGGGCTCGATCCGGTCGAGAGCTTCGCCGACATCACCAGCGATGTCGAACTGCAAGGCAAGCTGGAGTCGCTGTATGGCGACGTCAACAACATCGATCTGTGGGTCGGTCTGTTGGCGGAGGATCATGTTCGCGGAGCGTCGGTTGGCGAAACTCATCAAGCGATCATCTCCGATCAATTCGAAAGGATCCGCGACGGAGATCGGTTCTGGTATGAGAACGTTTTTGAAGGTCGCGAGCTGAAAGAGTTGCAGCAGACGACGTTGGCCGACATCATCGAACGAAACACCAACGTCGAAGGGTTGCAGGAGAACGTCTTCTTCATGAACGCCACGGTCAGTGGAACGGTCACACAAGCTGTCGACAATTCCGCGTCGAATCGGTCGCGAAGCTCGTCGTCGAATCGGAACAACAATTCGAGTCGCGATGTCGCTGTCGAAGGAGTCGAACTGGAGTTGCTGGATGACGAAGGGAACGTGATCGATAGCACGACCACCGATCGCAAAGGGAGCTACCGCTTCAGCAACTTCGTCCACACGGGCGAATATCAGATCCGTCTCGCCGAGACCGGCGAGACACTCGACCTCCTCGTCTCCAACGGCGCCACCCGCTTGCGAGGCCTCGATTTCGAGATTGTCGTCTAA
- the gpmI gene encoding 2,3-bisphosphoglycerate-independent phosphoglycerate mutase, with amino-acid sequence MTEVRRKPVVVIVRDGWGQNPFSKWDQSNAVLMGKTPVSDALMQSYPNTLIKTSGEDVGLPAGVMGNSEVGHQNIGAGRIVDQEVMRITRSIRKGEFFENPVLQEAIAHVKASGGSLHLVGLMSDGRVHSDLEHAFAVTELVKRSGLAGDRYIVHAITDGRDTAPTGGLGYVAKLQENLASEGVGKVGSVIGRYYAMDRDLRWDRVKLAYDMMTRGAEQTAATASEAIQSYYDNPTESNRTGDEFITPITVSDADTVDPKQLVKAGDAVIFLNYRGDRTRELTKAFTYDDTEWANIDGGGFDRGEKIDNLYFATMTGYETGLPVHVIFEKPAKMPNILGQYISTLGLKQFRCAETEKYPHVTFFFNDYRDDPFENEERGMLQSPRDVSTYDQKPEMSAAGITDRVLQEIAAGKTDLIIMNYANGDMVGHTGNLNAAIKAVEVVDECVGKIVEATLAAGGSLIVTADHGNCEQMINPETGGPHTAHTTYDVPLIVVEPGLDGKQLRSGGRLADIAPTALALLGLEKPEEMTGESLIAID; translated from the coding sequence GTGACTGAAGTTCGCCGAAAACCTGTTGTTGTGATCGTTCGTGATGGTTGGGGACAAAATCCCTTTTCGAAATGGGATCAATCCAATGCGGTCCTCATGGGCAAGACTCCAGTCTCCGACGCTTTGATGCAAAGCTATCCCAACACGCTGATCAAGACATCGGGCGAAGATGTTGGTCTGCCAGCGGGCGTGATGGGGAACAGCGAAGTCGGCCACCAGAACATCGGTGCCGGCCGGATCGTCGATCAAGAAGTGATGCGGATCACCCGTTCGATTCGCAAGGGAGAGTTCTTCGAGAACCCCGTGCTGCAGGAAGCGATCGCGCACGTCAAAGCTTCCGGCGGCTCGCTGCACCTGGTCGGATTGATGTCCGACGGACGCGTGCACAGCGACCTGGAACACGCGTTTGCCGTCACCGAATTGGTCAAGCGAAGCGGCTTGGCGGGCGACCGCTACATCGTCCATGCGATCACCGACGGCCGCGACACCGCGCCGACCGGCGGCTTGGGCTACGTGGCAAAACTGCAAGAGAACCTTGCATCCGAAGGCGTTGGCAAAGTCGGCAGCGTGATCGGTCGTTATTATGCGATGGACCGCGACCTGCGTTGGGATCGCGTCAAACTCGCCTACGACATGATGACTCGCGGTGCCGAACAAACCGCGGCGACAGCTAGCGAAGCGATCCAGAGCTATTACGACAACCCAACCGAATCGAATCGCACCGGCGACGAATTCATCACTCCGATCACCGTATCGGACGCCGACACCGTCGATCCGAAGCAGCTTGTCAAAGCGGGCGACGCGGTGATCTTCTTGAACTACCGTGGCGACCGAACACGCGAACTGACCAAAGCCTTCACCTACGACGACACCGAGTGGGCGAACATCGACGGCGGCGGATTCGATCGCGGTGAAAAGATCGACAACCTCTACTTCGCCACGATGACCGGCTACGAAACCGGCCTGCCCGTCCACGTGATCTTCGAAAAACCAGCGAAGATGCCAAACATCCTGGGCCAGTACATCAGCACCTTGGGCCTGAAGCAGTTCCGTTGTGCGGAGACCGAAAAGTATCCTCACGTCACCTTCTTCTTCAACGACTACCGCGACGATCCTTTCGAAAACGAAGAGCGTGGGATGTTGCAGTCGCCGCGCGACGTGTCGACCTACGATCAGAAACCGGAGATGTCGGCCGCTGGGATTACCGACCGCGTGCTGCAAGAGATCGCAGCGGGCAAGACCGATCTGATCATCATGAACTACGCCAACGGCGACATGGTCGGCCACACCGGTAACCTGAACGCAGCGATCAAGGCGGTCGAAGTCGTCGATGAATGTGTCGGCAAGATCGTCGAAGCGACGCTAGCCGCGGGCGGTTCGCTGATCGTGACCGCCGACCACGGCAATTGCGAACAGATGATCAATCCGGAAACCGGCGGCCCGCACACCGCGCACACGACCTACGATGTGCCGTTGATCGTCGTCGAACCGGGCCTGGACGGCAAGCAACTGCGCAGCGGCGGCCGATTGGCCGATATCGCACCGACCGCTCTGGCCCTATTGGGCTTGGAAAAGCCGGAAGAGATGACCGGTGAATCGTTGATCGCCATCGATTGA
- a CDS encoding TIGR03000 domain-containing protein yields MRRIQWMPVALAAVAMTLVGDTAHAGWGSFGSYGSSGSSGSSGSYGSYGSSGGSSGSYGSYSVSYSSYGSSGASYGSSGSSGGSSGHFGILKRIKARHQAWHAARASSGGSSGYVSGYSSSSGSSGYSSRSYASSGGSYGSYRAYSSYGSSGGSSGYSASSGGSSGSYSANYYSAPVESYSTPMYESAPVYSEPMIESSQGESIIETPVEGASYHQTQSTTSSSEALLTMQVPADANVYVNGSKTSSTGEHRQFVSRGLTPGYSYSYDVRIEHTVNGQLVSESKVVRLHGGETRSLVYSAPAVEAPAYVAAPETESDAVETVLTVNVPADAKVTLAGNATDADGTTRTFRTKQLQAGQVWSDYTVSVAIQRNGRTLTEEKTISLSAGSSPELTFDFADETVAMR; encoded by the coding sequence ATGCGACGAATTCAATGGATGCCGGTTGCACTAGCAGCCGTGGCGATGACACTTGTTGGGGACACCGCACACGCCGGGTGGGGCTCCTTCGGCAGTTACGGTTCTTCGGGCAGCTCGGGCTCTTCGGGCAGCTACGGATCGTACGGCAGCTCGGGCGGAAGCAGCGGTAGCTATGGCAGTTACTCCGTTTCGTACAGCAGCTACGGAAGTTCGGGCGCCAGCTATGGCAGCTCGGGTTCCAGCGGCGGTAGCTCGGGACACTTTGGGATTCTGAAACGAATCAAGGCCCGGCACCAAGCATGGCACGCAGCGCGCGCCAGCAGTGGCGGATCGAGCGGCTACGTCAGCGGATATTCAAGCAGCAGCGGATCGAGCGGATACTCGTCCAGAAGCTACGCGAGCAGCGGCGGCAGCTACGGCTCCTATCGCGCCTACAGCAGCTATGGCAGCAGCGGCGGATCGAGCGGATACAGTGCCAGCAGCGGCGGCAGCAGCGGATCGTACAGTGCCAACTACTATTCGGCACCTGTCGAATCGTATTCGACACCAATGTACGAATCGGCACCGGTTTACAGCGAACCCATGATCGAATCGTCGCAGGGCGAATCGATCATCGAAACACCTGTCGAAGGCGCTTCGTATCATCAAACGCAATCGACCACTTCGTCCAGCGAAGCATTGCTGACGATGCAAGTTCCTGCCGATGCCAATGTCTACGTCAACGGCAGCAAGACCAGCAGCACTGGCGAACACCGCCAATTCGTCTCGCGCGGCCTGACACCGGGTTATTCGTATTCGTACGACGTACGCATCGAACACACCGTCAACGGCCAATTGGTCAGCGAATCGAAGGTTGTCCGCCTGCATGGTGGCGAAACCCGTTCGTTGGTTTACTCGGCACCTGCGGTTGAAGCGCCAGCTTACGTTGCCGCTCCAGAGACCGAATCGGATGCTGTCGAAACCGTTTTGACCGTTAATGTGCCTGCGGACGCCAAGGTGACTTTGGCTGGCAACGCGACCGATGCCGATGGTACCACACGTACCTTCCGCACCAAGCAATTGCAGGCTGGTCAAGTTTGGAGCGACTACACCGTTTCGGTTGCGATCCAACGCAACGGACGGACGTTGACCGAAGAGAAGACGATTTCGTTGTCGGCTGGCAGCTCGCCAGAACTGACCTTCGATTTCGCTGACGAAACGGTTGCAATGCGATAA
- a CDS encoding HTTM domain-containing protein, with product MNKPSRWIANYFTELTTLWDRFWFTPTAPHTLAAIRIAIGLMLLYTHLVLASQLLAFVGTDAWVTTDTVRQLHENDYAWSYLWYVDSPAILWTHHLVTIAVTICFACGFLTRLTAPAAWFLQLMYMHRLTGALFGLDQMTTMITMYLMLTPCGSVWSVDAWLRRRRLATGQPSRWWLPSASPSIAANIGTRLMQLHLCVIYLFGGVSKMRGEMWWDGTATWFAVSNYEYQSMNMTWIVHYPILFAALSHATVLWETFYCALVWPRLTRPWVLLTAVMVHGGIAMFLGMITFGVTMIIANAIFIPAAILQTVGQRPPKA from the coding sequence ATGAACAAACCGTCTCGCTGGATCGCCAACTATTTCACCGAACTCACCACGCTGTGGGATCGGTTTTGGTTCACCCCCACCGCGCCGCATACCTTGGCCGCGATCCGGATCGCGATCGGGTTGATGCTGCTGTACACGCACCTGGTGCTGGCGTCTCAGCTGCTTGCATTTGTCGGCACTGATGCCTGGGTCACGACCGATACGGTGCGCCAGTTGCACGAAAACGATTACGCCTGGTCTTATCTTTGGTACGTCGATAGCCCAGCGATCCTGTGGACGCACCATCTGGTCACGATCGCCGTGACGATCTGCTTTGCCTGCGGGTTCCTCACGCGGCTGACCGCTCCGGCGGCGTGGTTTCTTCAATTGATGTACATGCATCGGTTGACCGGAGCGTTGTTTGGATTGGACCAGATGACGACGATGATCACGATGTATCTGATGCTGACACCCTGCGGATCGGTCTGGTCGGTCGACGCTTGGCTGCGTCGTCGTCGCCTAGCCACGGGGCAGCCGTCGCGATGGTGGTTGCCATCGGCCTCCCCTTCGATCGCTGCCAACATCGGCACACGGCTGATGCAGCTGCATCTGTGTGTGATCTATCTGTTTGGTGGTGTCAGCAAGATGCGTGGCGAGATGTGGTGGGATGGAACGGCGACCTGGTTTGCGGTTTCCAATTACGAATACCAATCGATGAACATGACCTGGATCGTTCACTATCCGATTCTGTTCGCCGCTCTTTCGCACGCGACGGTCCTTTGGGAAACCTTCTACTGTGCATTGGTTTGGCCGCGGCTGACTCGCCCCTGGGTGCTGTTGACGGCGGTGATGGTCCACGGCGGAATCGCGATGTTCCTGGGCATGATCACCTTTGGCGTGACGATGATCATCGCTAACGCAATCTTCATTCCGGCAGCGATCTTGCAGACGGTTGGGCAACGGCCGCCCAAAGCCTGA
- a CDS encoding protein-L-isoaspartate(D-aspartate) O-methyltransferase: MSLRLSLLLSLLVIAATAANGQDPYVEARKKLVQDRVATAGVTDPGVLRSIETTPRHQFIPRTLWDQAYYDMALPIGDSQTISSPFIVAHMTEVLQCKPDDVVLEIGTGSGYQAAVLSPLVKHVYTIEIVEPLGIKAAATLKRLGYKNVSAKVGDGFLGWPEAAPFDKIIVTCSPESVPQPLVDQLKEGGRMVIPVGERYQQTLYLMEKKDGKIVRQSLRPTLFVPMTGTAEDGRLKQPDGENPEVVNGSFDAASDDPEQVPGWYYGRQFALTPDPASAGNFVRFQNETAGRDSHLLQGLALDGRAIPRVRLAGKVRTQNIDNRGRPDQLPVVAVSFYDEKRRELGTFWIGPFTGTHDWTEHQRSFRVPPTTREAIVRIGLFGAVGTIDFDDVTLTPEL, translated from the coding sequence ATGTCTTTACGCCTCTCGCTTTTGCTTTCGCTACTGGTCATCGCCGCGACCGCTGCCAACGGTCAAGACCCTTACGTAGAAGCACGCAAAAAGCTGGTTCAAGATCGCGTGGCCACTGCTGGCGTGACCGATCCGGGAGTCCTGCGATCGATCGAAACGACGCCACGACATCAATTCATCCCGCGTACGCTTTGGGACCAAGCCTACTACGACATGGCCTTGCCGATCGGCGATTCGCAGACGATCAGCAGCCCGTTCATCGTTGCGCACATGACCGAAGTGTTGCAGTGCAAACCGGACGATGTGGTGCTGGAGATCGGCACCGGCAGCGGTTATCAAGCGGCCGTGCTGAGCCCATTGGTCAAACATGTCTACACGATTGAAATCGTCGAACCACTAGGAATCAAAGCCGCGGCAACACTCAAACGCCTCGGTTACAAAAATGTCTCGGCAAAAGTCGGTGACGGCTTTTTAGGTTGGCCTGAAGCGGCACCGTTCGACAAAATCATCGTCACCTGCTCGCCCGAATCGGTCCCGCAACCTTTGGTTGATCAATTAAAGGAAGGGGGCCGGATGGTGATACCCGTTGGTGAACGGTACCAACAGACGCTGTATCTGATGGAAAAGAAGGACGGAAAAATCGTCCGGCAATCGTTGCGACCGACGCTGTTTGTGCCCATGACTGGCACGGCCGAAGATGGTCGCTTGAAGCAGCCCGATGGCGAGAATCCCGAAGTGGTCAACGGCAGCTTTGATGCCGCGTCGGACGATCCGGAACAAGTGCCCGGTTGGTATTATGGTCGACAGTTTGCATTGACTCCCGATCCCGCCAGCGCCGGTAACTTTGTCCGCTTCCAAAATGAAACCGCAGGCCGCGATTCTCACCTACTGCAAGGCTTAGCACTCGACGGCCGAGCAATCCCGCGCGTCCGACTGGCTGGTAAAGTTCGCACGCAGAACATCGATAACCGGGGTCGCCCCGACCAACTGCCCGTCGTGGCGGTCAGCTTTTACGATGAAAAACGTCGCGAACTGGGGACGTTTTGGATCGGCCCGTTTACCGGGACCCACGACTGGACCGAGCATCAGCGGTCGTTCCGCGTCCCACCGACGACCCGCGAAGCAATCGTCCGTATCGGCCTCTTTGGAGCCGTCGGGACCATTGATTTCGATGACGTGACACTGACGCCCGAACTGTAG